A window of the Chiloscyllium plagiosum isolate BGI_BamShark_2017 chromosome 13, ASM401019v2, whole genome shotgun sequence genome harbors these coding sequences:
- the LOC122556299 gene encoding ATP-citrate synthase-like yields the protein MRVQILKDFVKQHFPATPLLDYALEVEKITTSKKPNLILNVDGFIGVAMVDLLRNCGAFTREEADEYVEIGALNGIFVLGRSMGFIGKFIISFLLDDPFRRHKIAGVTFAMLPPHYYLGFRLLERSKEALVYKGLWKSRLCSGFI from the exons ATGAGGGTACAGATCCTAAAGGATTTTGTGAAGCAGCATTTCCCAGCCACACCTCTCCTCGACTATGCGCTAGAAGTGGAGAAGATTACTACCTCCAAG aaaccAAATCTTATCCTGAATGTTGACGGTTTTATTGGTGTTGCCATGGTTGACTTGCTAAGAAACTGTGGTGCATTTACAAG GGAGGAAGCTGATGAGTATGTGGAGATTGGTGCCCTGAATGGAATCTTTGTGCTTGGACGAAGTATGGGCTTTATTGGTAAGTTCATTATTAGTTTCCTTTTAGATGATCCTTTTAGAAGGCATAAGATAGCTGGAGTTACATTTGCTATGCTCCCTCCCCACTATTATCTTGGATTTAGACTGCTCGAGCGAAGTAAGGAAGCACTTGTGTACAAAGGATTGTGGAAATCTAGACTGTGTTCTGGGTTCATTTAA